Genomic window (Candidatus Methanoperedens sp.):
GCAGCAGGAAATGTGAACCAGACCGAGACAAGAACATTGACATTGATCTCTGCACCAGTTCCCGGCGGTCCTTCGATAACAGGTTATGCTCCTCCATCCCCGGTCATTGATACTCCAGGAGCTACCAGACAATTCAACATCACCGTTAACCAGACAGTGAATGTTACCTGGTACATCAACGGGACCCAGGTTCAGTTCAATAATAGTGTTACTGATGCAAAGTATACCAATACCAGTGCATCCATTGGAGTATGGAATGTGAGTGAGCAATGCAAACGGCACAGCCAATCAGAAATGGGATCGGAATGTGTTAACACCGCCAGTTACAACATTTAACATTTCAGGTTTCAAGATATACGACAACAATAATAATGGGATATGGGATGCTGGCGAGCACGGAATTGCAGGCTGGAATATCACTATTAAGAATAGCACAACAGACGCAGAGATAGCCACTTCAACAACAGATGCTATCGGCTTCTATCAGCTCACGAACCTAGCTCCTGGCGACTATAATGTAACCGAAGAGACGAGAGCAGGATGGAGTCCCACCAACGCCACTTTCAAAGTGATAACTCTCAATAATGACATCATGAACCTGAACTTCACGAATCATCAAGCACCGATACAAGGTCGAGGTGCAGGAGGCGGAGGTGCACCGCCTGCAATAGTTAATTTTGCTCCTCCATCACCGGCCATTGATACTCCAGTAGCTACCAGGCAATTCAATATCACCGTTAACCAGACCGTGAATGTTACCTGGTACATCAACGGTACTCAGGTTCAGGTCAATAATAGTATCACTGATGCAAAGTACACCAATACCAGTGCATCCATTGGAATATGGAACGTGAGCGCGGGTGCAATAAATGATAATGGCAGCGATATACAAACATGGACCTGGACAGTGTCAAACATGGCCATAGTTTCGGAAATTACCTCTACCTATCCCACTCCACCAGATAAGACAACCCAGCACTAAGCTTGCATCAACCGCAGATGAACGCAGATAAACGCAGATTTGTTGATAGGGATTAAGATAAATTGAATTACATAAACTATATATTTCCACAGTTGCGGCGCTCTGCAAGAACCGGGGCAACCACCGGCCCCCGCATGTCCAAAAGCGCCCTATTTATATATCCGGCGTTATATCTAAGAGCAGAACATGAAAATCATCTCAATCGTTGGCGCCCACCCCCAGTTCATCAAGTGTGCGCCACTGTCCCGGGAGATTATAACGGAGCGTGAAGAAATCCTCATCCATACTGGCATACAGGGCAGGGACGGATAAGAGGGAAATTATAGAGGATTATAT
Coding sequences:
- a CDS encoding SpaA isopeptide-forming pilin-related protein; this encodes MLTPPVTTFNISGFKIYDNNNNGIWDAGEHGIAGWNITIKNSTTDAEIATSTTDAIGFYQLTNLAPGDYNVTEETRAGWSPTNATFKVITLNNDIMNLNFTNHQAPIQGRGAGGGGAPPAIVNFAPPSPAIDTPVATRQFNITVNQTVNVTWYINGTQVQVNNSITDAKYTNTSASIGIWNVSAGAINDNGSDIQTWTWTVSNMAIVSEITSTYPTPPDKTTQH